ACTCCGGGGTCAGATAGCCCGCAGGTTCCTCAGCGGTACGGGCGTGGGCCGGCAGGCTGTCCCGGATACGGCCCAATTCGGGGTGCAGGGCCGTGAGAAATTCCCGATCAGGGTACCCGCCCCAGGATTCGTGAAACAGGCCCTTATGGCCGGCGGCGCAAATCCCCCGGGGAATCCCATCTGGGGCAGTGTTTCCCGTGAGAATGGCGGGTACTAAGTCGGCATGTTCAACCCAGGTTGCAGCCGCAGCGGATACACGGGGATTCGAACGTGCGCACTTGAGGATCTTCGCCCAGAACCATTCCGAGGAGTAGGTGCCCCCGATTTTTCCCAGATACTCGGGATGGAGTTCCCGGGCAGCAGCGGTTATGTCGGCAGCCTCGGCAAAGGCGGTATGATCCTTCCACAGCCATACCATGGCATCCAGCTCCTGGGCGAACTCGGGCCTCAACCCCAGGGGGGTGCCGTCCTGATCCACCGGAATCGGTGTAGATCCGGTGGTATCCACGCCTATTCCGATTACCTGGTCAGCTTCAACAGCTGATTCTGTAGATCCTTGGTTTAGTATGGAACGGATCACCGCTTGGAGTCCGTCGATATGATCCTGGGGATGCTGGCGGGCAAGGTTGCTGTCCCCGGCATCAATGAGAACCCCGTCGGTTCCGTGGGGGTACGGAAATACGGCTTCAGCAGCGGTATTTCCGTTGGAAACATCCACTAAAACACCGCGGACGCTGGATGTACCGAAATCCAGGCCGATGGTAAAACGCTTCATCTTCTTACCTCTTATCAGTCGCATGCTTGGGAAGGATCGGCCGCCCGGAGGCAGGTACCTTCGTTGTGGCTGCGTGCACGTACACGCAACCACAAAGCCATAGTACGCCTAGTTGGACCGGTTGTCAAATAAAGTTCATCCGATTTTTTTCCTGTGGGGTTTAACGGGGGCTCAGGGGACATGGCACCGGGGTGAGCGGCCCCCTGGATGGCGGTACCGTGAATTGCCGGGGAGGCTACATAGGAGGTGCTAATCAGGAGATGCTAAGCAGCCGGCTGGGCCAGAAGGGCTAAATCTCCCGGTAATAGGACCAGTTCTCGGGGCTGATAATATCAATCGGCATGGAGAGGGTGTCCGGCAGCTTGGTTTTCATTGCAAAGTGTTTCCAGAGCAGACGCATGGCTTCAAAGGTTTGAAGGGAGGGGTGCTGACTGATGAGGAAACTGATTTGACCCTCTTGAAGGGCTTCCAGGTTTCCCGGAGTCATATCGTGACCGATAATGAGCCAATCGAGTCCCCGGAGAGCCGCCCGCCGGGCAACCCGGCCTACCGCGGAGTTTGCAACATAGAGCCCCGAGACCTCGGGCAGTGCGGATTCGATGTTGGCTAACACCTCGTCAATAGCATCGGGGTTGTCGGGGTTGTGCAGTTGAAATACCTGGGAGATTGCACCGGCTGTTTCGGTTTCGAGGAAGGAACGAAAGCCCTGAATCCGCTGGTCGATGTGGTGATCCCCGGGGCTAATGGCTACCGCAGCAAGCTGCCGCGCGGATTTCGCGGCAAGACAGAGCAGCCGGGCACCCAGTTTTCCCGCGGCGTGGGCATCCTGACCGACGAAGGTCTCTGCTCCTGAACCGGGCAGGGGGGTATCGAACAGAATAAGGGGCATCTCCGGCGGCACGGCCGCCAGGGCCTCCCGGGCTGGATCGGTAAGTACCGGGGCTAGGAGAAGGGCGTCGCTACCTCCGGCCAGGGCCTCCTCCACCGCCCGGTGAAAGTCCCGGGGTTCGGTTCTGTCAAAGGGAAGGTGAATACTCCGTAGACCCAGGCCTGCATAGTCTTCATTCGCCCTGGCCAGTCCCCGGGCCGATTCCTCCCAGAAGCCGCTGTCCTGATCCGTCCGGGGGAACACTGCCGCAACCGTCCAGGTTTTCGCCTTCGAAAGCCTGCTTGCCTGAAGGTTCGGCGAGTAGCCGGTCTCTTCGATTATTTTTTGGATCCGGGCCCGGGTAGTATCAGAGACCCTGCCCCGGTTATGAATAACCCGGTCAACGGTTCCTATAGAAACCTGAGCGATTCGTGCAATGTCCTTGACGGTAACGGTTGTCTCTTTCACAGCATCACTCTACTACAATCCTTCTCAGCTGGCCAGCACGAAACCCGGGCAGCTGCAGGGCAGACCGGTTTGGGTTCCCGGTGAGTTCCCGTTTTGGGGGGGAATGAACCCGGGATATCCGGCGTACCCCCATGATAGTACGGGCAGTTGCCGCCTGGGAGGAAGGGATCCCTACCGGGAGGCTACACCGGTTCGTTTTCCGAGAGGCACCCAGCCACGGCGGGAGGTGTATTTGCCCCGGGGGACAGGAAAAAACCCCTCCCAGGGGACTGAGGCAGTGAAATCACCAAAAAAAGTAAGAAAAAGATTGACAGATTGCCAAACCGGATTCAAAGTAACCTTAAGCGTGAACGTACACGCAACCAGGATTTTTCATTCATGAGGGGATTTTTCCCCCTAAGCGCTGGAATTAAACGGAATCTACGCGGCGTTGCCGTGTTATAACAATAGGGTCGTTTCGAATCAAATGGAGGTGCGAAATGTCATTGCGAAGAGTTTCTAATCATGGGGAGCCCCGGTTGAATAGTCTTACCAAGACCATCGGCCTGGTTCTGGTATTTTGGCTGGCAGTGGGCGGGATTGTAGTAGCCGGAGGTGGTCAAGAGGCTTCAGGCGGCAGCGATCTCATCAAGGTAGGGATCGTAAACCTTCCCCCGGAGGAGTCCGGCTATCGGCAGGCAAACGTTGAGGATATGAACAGCGTTTTCTCCCGGGCTAACGGCTATGATGCCCGGCAGACCAATACTGCAGACAACAGCGAACAGATTGCTGCTGCTCAAGGCTACATCAGAGACGGGGTGGATTACCTGCTCATATCCGCCGCCAACGCCACAGGTTGGGACAACGTACTCCAGTCGGCAAAAACCGCCGGTGTAACCGTCTTCCTCTTCGACCGGCTCATTCAAACCAATGCGTCCAACTACCAGGCAGCCCTTGTCTCGGATATGTACGCCCAGGGCACCACTGCTGTTAATTGGCTGCTCAGTCAAGGGTTAGACGAGTATAACGTCATTCTGATTCGCGGTCAGCTGGGTTCCGCCGCAGAGGTAGGACGGAGCGATGCAGTCTTGAAGGCCCGGGATGCGGGAAAAATCAACCTTGTTGCCGACGGAACCGGGGGAGACAGCTGGAGCCTTGAGGAGGCACGGAAGGTTGTTGAAGCTGCCATTACTGCCGGGAAGGAATT
The DNA window shown above is from Spirochaeta lutea and carries:
- a CDS encoding LacI family DNA-binding transcriptional regulator, yielding MKETTVTVKDIARIAQVSIGTVDRVIHNRGRVSDTTRARIQKIIEETGYSPNLQASRLSKAKTWTVAAVFPRTDQDSGFWEESARGLARANEDYAGLGLRSIHLPFDRTEPRDFHRAVEEALAGGSDALLLAPVLTDPAREALAAVPPEMPLILFDTPLPGSGAETFVGQDAHAAGKLGARLLCLAAKSARQLAAVAISPGDHHIDQRIQGFRSFLETETAGAISQVFQLHNPDNPDAIDEVLANIESALPEVSGLYVANSAVGRVARRAALRGLDWLIIGHDMTPGNLEALQEGQISFLISQHPSLQTFEAMRLLWKHFAMKTKLPDTLSMPIDIISPENWSYYREI
- a CDS encoding substrate-binding domain-containing protein codes for the protein MSLRRVSNHGEPRLNSLTKTIGLVLVFWLAVGGIVVAGGGQEASGGSDLIKVGIVNLPPEESGYRQANVEDMNSVFSRANGYDARQTNTADNSEQIAAAQGYIRDGVDYLLISAANATGWDNVLQSAKTAGVTVFLFDRLIQTNASNYQAALVSDMYAQGTTAVNWLLSQGLDEYNVILIRGQLGSAAEVGRSDAVLKARDAGKINLVADGTGGDSWSLEEARKVVEAAITAGKEFNVIYAQNDGMAQGAVQALDAAGITHGKNGKVKIMGFDFNRFALRNVQAGYWDYDGQSSPRQASQISSWIKSREAGETIPSGIVYLDEIGVDTSTVTNDIIENQGINADPGEGVVTR